The DNA window CATACCTTCGGGGAAAACGAATACATCTCCGGGGTATAGGACTTTGGTGAAGAGACGGTTATCCGTGTTCGATGTGACAAAGCCGACGGAAAGTGTGCCCTCCACAACGACTAGAATTTCAGTGGCACGAGGGTGAGTGTGAGGAGGGTTTAGGCCACCGTAAGGTGCATAGTCAATTCGAACAAGAGATATGCCAAGAGTGTTAAGTCCAGGTATTTGTTGAACATTGGCTGGAGTGACCATTGATCCTACTTGGTTTGATGTATTTCCAGGAATGTTGAGGCCAGGCAGGAAGAAGTCTTCTGCGGTTGCAAGCTTGGGGTCCTTGCAGAACTTGCCATTAACGAAAACTGCataaatggaaagaaaagagtTTACTACTTGGACACTTGTCCAATACTTGTACTTGCTATATTTCTCCACTTTTAAGAGTCGAAACGAATATATTGCaaagatgaaatttcaaagaattaAAGAACACACCACCGTCTTTAGTATCATTAATTGCTACACAGAAATCCTGAAGAGGGCTGGGATCTGAAGCTGAGACAAGTTTGGAAGCCAAAGCCAAGAGGACAAATGCTACAAGGAATTGAACACCTTTCATTGTTGTAAGCAACAGTCCTGAACCTGATCAAATTGAGCGTCTAAGATTTGTTGCTTTATGAGGGGTGAGAAATCTGGTTTCAAAGCATGTCCATTTATAGATAGTAGTCACTGAACAGGTCCGTcgtcattttatttctttaacaattccgttttaaaaaggaaaataaaaaaagaggttTGCCAAGTCTGAAGTGATTACTGGTTCTTAAAGAAATCTGAAGGAATCATTCTTCAACTACTCTACACCCTCATCCTCATCGAACTGGTCGTTTTTACATACCCAATATCGTCTTAACTACGCTACTGActttgaatgtatatatatatacacaattgatAAGCCTCTAGCAGTATTTCAAAGTTGCAGTGCTCCTATATATCCATAGAATGGTGAAAACTATATGCAGATTACATTTAATGCAACCGGGCTTTTATGAAGATGTCCATGCACGTGTATATTCAGAGAGATATAAAACCACAAGTATTGAATCATTCCGAGGCGCTTTTCTTGCAAATACTTCTTACTTAATCAAgctattttatttgaattaattaatagaTGTTGAAGCTGGTTAATAAGCCGGCCTGGAAAAACagtttctctaattttttttaaaaaataaaatagaattgagaTCACTAATTGCAAAAGGAGATGATAATGAGGGAAAAAGATCATGTCAAAGGTTTCAATAGTTAATCTCCCTCAACCCACAATGGCAGTCTCTTTCACACTTTAACCAAGCCCAGCTGCTGGCACTTTATGTTTAAACACTGCCAAATGGCAAAATGTTTCCAACTAGGATTATTGTTAACATTATTTTCATTGTATCTTGCATGAACAGGGTTGCCTGCCCGCAGCCTTAGCAACCTTGGGTATCTCCTAAGGTCAACGTTCGAATGGATCAAGTTGTATTAAGTACTACAAAAGACATAATTTAATTACAGATTTGACTACTTCGATGACAAAGATACTGATGTAAGCATTGGAAGTGGGAAGAGACAAGGGTAGTAGTTGAAGAACAATTCATCAGAAATGGAAAAACATAGACTAGCTCAAAGACTGTAATGTATAAATAGTCATGTTCTGAAGCAGAGTTCCTCATCCTCTCCAAAGCAATCAAAATTCCATTTATCACAATGAAAACTGCCCATTTCATCCTAGTATTTTGTCTCTTGGCTCTGGCTTCCCTATTTGCCTATGCATCTGATCCCAGTCCTCTCCAAGATTTCTGCGTAGCCATCAATGACCCCAAGGATGCTGGTAAGTTTTGTTTTTATCTCTTCTTCTTAAACTTGACCTTCAAATAAAACATTCTACaattttatgtacttttaaaggGTAAGAAatgaattggaaaaaaaaattgtaaatgttgagggctaaaaaAGTTGTTTTACCTTTGACAATGTTAACTTTAACGGCAAAAATTAAACAAAGggactaaaattttttaaataaaaaagcgcagaaatttaaaatatagggactaaattttaaattttgaaagagtACAAGAACCTTtgacatatttaaatttaaatattagaaagGGAATGACAAACGGATATAAAATGCTaatgtaattagataaaattgtaaAGGATGTCCAAACATGCCTAGTCACTTTGATTTAATCCAGAATTGGAATACATCTgtcgaaaccatcttttgaaaaacaaaaatattttaggttgtcgaccttttaaaaaaattaaaattgggagtcgccaccaaactttattagggtgtgattggatcacctaaaaaaacagcttcggtctacgagttttagaaaaacgaatccgggagtcagttacgtatgaggaaggattagcaccctcgtaacgcccaaaattggtacctagttaattcaTTAATATCTTAAGGTCGAGAATTTGGAAaaacgtaatccttagcaaaacttaaaaggctacgtattaagacccttattatttcagagaaagaagataccacaccaatgcgttagggcacagcattctaattttccccaaaaatgaattgggccaaaatacttgt is part of the Gossypium hirsutum isolate 1008001.06 chromosome D11, Gossypium_hirsutum_v2.1, whole genome shotgun sequence genome and encodes:
- the LOC107961914 gene encoding germin-like protein subfamily 1 member 7, producing MKGVQFLVAFVLLALASKLVSASDPSPLQDFCVAINDTKDGVFVNGKFCKDPKLATAEDFFLPGLNIPGNTSNQVGSMVTPANVQQIPGLNTLGISLVRIDYAPYGGLNPPHTHPRATEILVVVEGTLSVGFVTSNTDNRLFTKVLYPGDVFVFPEGMIHFQFNIGSTNAVAFAALSSQNPGVITIANAVFGSDPAINPDVLAKAFQLDQNIVKQLQSRFWWDNN